CACATAGgactcaatatttgttgaataaaggaCTACTTAGGAAATGCAGCAAATGAGAAGCCAAaccagattatttatttatttataaacttgTCACTTTCTATAAAGAATGTAAAGGTTACTTTTGTCTTTATGtagttatttaatttttgaggtaTAGTGGCTCCTTTGAGTGGGTTTGAGGAAGATTGTGATGCAGTtgaggtgtgtatatgtgtacacgTGCACAGATGGTTGAGATGCTGATTTCCTGGTCCTTTCCCCCAGTCTTCAGTCCCTCTGGCTTGTACTGTGTCCTCTTAAGCATCTGTATCTCTTCATGAGCATCTGCTTCCCAGGACCTCCATCTGTTCTCCACACCTGGTTTAGGAGCCAGGACATCTTTGCTCTCCTCACCTCTCAAAGGGAGTGTTTTACATTTTACCTCCTTTAAATTTACTTCTCACTAACCACACGGAGGACTTTTTAAGACCACCAAAAACTATGTCTACCCATTTGTTAACCCTAGGTCTGTGCCTCAGAGACCACATCTTACAGTTGTAGGTACCACCCCCGAACACCCCCCATTCTTTATATAAAGAGACTGTTCTTAATTCGGATTGTCAGAAGTGAGAAGGTACCTGTATGCTGAGTAATAATAGTATTTAAATCTGATTTCAGGAGCCATGACCCTCTGCATCACCAACCCACTATGGGTAACAAAAACTCGCCTTATGTTACAGTACGATGGTGTTGTTAATGCTTCACAGCGGCAATATAAAGGAATGTTTGATACGCTTGTGAAAATATATAAGTATGAAGGTGTGCGTGGATTGTATAAGGTAATAAATTATCATCAACATATTTCTAATAGCTGACAATTGTAATTTCCCTTGGCTCTGTTGTCTGAGCTCTGAATGACctgtcagtccctcagtcgtgtccgactctttgtgaccccgtgaatcgcagcacaccaggcctccctgtccatcaccaactcctggagttcacccaaactcatgtccatcgagtcagtgatgccatccagccatctcatcctctgtcatccccttctcctcctgcccccaatccctcccagtatcagggtcttttccaatgagtcaactcttcacatgaggtggccaaagtactggagtttcagctttagcatcattccttccaaagaacacccagggctgatctcttttagaatggactggttagatctccttgcagtccaagagattctcaagagtcttctccaacaccacagttcaaaagcatcaattcttcgacgctcggctttcttcacagtccaactctcacatccatacatgactacaggaaaaaccatagccttgactagacggacctttgttggcaaagtaatgtctctgcttttgaatatgctaatctaggttggtcataatgacCTGTAGTCAGTCCTGAGAAGAAGACAGATTTGAGCAAAGAACAGTTTATGAAAACTGAAAGCTGCATTGAAGTTGTGCTTTAAACCATTTGTCATCATCACCAAAGGTAGTATCATGACACTGGTGGGTGAGGAGCACTGTCTAAAACTTGGAATAACAATTTCTCTAAGCCACACATTGAGGCCACccattccttcctcccctccccgtAAGCTGTGGTCCTTTGGGAACTTGGTTAATttaacctttttttctttatcttttttaggGGTTTGTTCCTGGGCTGTTTGGAACATCACATGGTGCCCTTCAGTTTATGGCATATGAATTATTGAAGTTGAAATACAACCAACATATCAATAGATTACCAGAAGCACAATTGGtaagatgaatttaaaaaaaaaaaatggtatttacTTTTATGGATATTTAATAGATGGAAATTTTATCATGTTTAGTAGTATTGCTATGATGATGAGTACCAACTCGGCCACTAATTTAATTTATAGCTAAATACTTTATAGGCTAATAATACATACGTTAAAAACAGAGTTTGTGTTAAGAGAGGAAACTGATTTTCACTTATGGATCCACTTCAGTGTTttcccatctttatttttaaagaaattctatctttaaaaaaaatgtcttataTTGTCATTTTAGAGCACAGTAGAGTATATATCGGTTGCAGCACTATCCAAAATATTTGCTGTGGCAGCAACATACCCTTACCAGGTCATAAGAGCTCGTCTGCAAGATCAGCACATGTTTTACAATGGTGTATTGGATGTAATGACAAAGACATGGAGGTAAGAGCACATGTATGTTAGAATGGCCCTTAGGAGGTACCTTATAAATCTTAAACTATCCAACTGACGTTAGTTTTATAGCGAAGACCATGTCTGTGGTGAAGACATGGCTGATGGCTCCCTCCTGAACATACCCTATTTACTACGTGAGACTTgacttcatttgtaaaatttgaatttctgtGTTGACAGACTtgtttataaaaatcaaatgagataTGTGAAAGTGCTTTGACAAGTTAAATTTCAGGTGTTGTAAACTATTTGAATGGCAttgagcatgctgctgctaagtcgcttcagtcgtgtctgactttgtgcgaccccatagacggcagcccaccaggctccaccatccctgggattctccaggcaaaaacactggagtgggttgccatttccttctccaatgcatgaaaatggaaagtgaaagggaagtcgctcagtcgtgtccaactcttcgcaaccccatggactgcagcctaccaggttcctccctccatccatgggattttccaggcaaaagtactggagtggggtgccattgccttctctgggcataaaaaaaaacacctaatttAATACAATTAAGAAGGCCCCACATCTCTACTGGTATCAGGACTTTTGCAAGTAACTTGTTTCTGTATGTGGAAGAGATGCTTGTTCTTCCGTATGGGAATCCTTAAACTGTTATAGGTAGACATCCCCATGTTTCgttttaattctaaaaggtcaGAACAGAATATTCAGCATTTCAATTCAGTTGACCTCAGTAAATCTGTATTGAGAACCTAAGTGAAAAGTTTCAAGGCCATATTCCAACTCTAGGCATGaaggaaataaagttttatttttgtgtgtgctatATTTAGCATTGTCTAGCATTTATTTATGAAATGTTTAATGCTTGTGTTAGATCAGTTAATACTCCTACATGTTCATACATTTAAAGGCATCTGGAAGATGGTTATGATTAAACCGCTTTTTAGTTCATTTTGAGGTGTCCGTGCCCTCTCTTCCTCATTCCCACAAAAGGCATGTAAGCCCTACGAATGGTTCATAAACTGTTGTTTCAGGACATTGAAAACATGAACTCAGATCCCAGTGTGGTTTGAATGCTGGCTCTGTGCCCTGTCTGCTAAACTTCTGTGTCTTCAGACTGGTTCTGTAGGaaattaagtgtgtgtgtgtgtgtgtgtgtgtgtatatatatatatatatatatatattttttttttttttcccctctctctctctctctctctctctctctctctctaaaggaAAGAAGGCATCAGTGGATTTTACAAAGGGATTGCCCCCAATTTGATTCGAGTGACTCCAGCCTGCTGTATTACCTTTGTGGTATATGAAAATGTCTCTCATTTTTTACTTGGCCTTAGAAAAGACGACATAAACTAAGAGAAGATAATTCCAGTACATCTGCCCAAGGCAGCAACATGCTTCTTTGTATTTGAGACATAAAACTCAGAAGATTACTGCACAGCAACATGGCTCATAATCAAACGTGGTCTATAATCATTAGAAGTCACAGAACAGCTCAGTCTTCAtcatgtttttctgcttttgccttccCCATGGGTATGGGACTTGGCTACCTCTCCCTGAAATGGCTGCCAGCAACGTAACAGTAAAATTGACACCAAGTGGAGAATTTCGCaaattttctccatttcattGTCCAAGTAGGAGCTGATTTGCAGCACTTGCTGGATGGATTTGAAGAATGTGCTGCTTTTTCATTTGCCTGGATTGGCTTTAAAAATCAACCTCTGTGCAATAGCAAGAAAGTGGCCTCTTAAAAGATGTCATTGATATTTGAAGAGTAAATTAAACATTTAAGATTTACTGTGAAAGATATTCCCCAAGTCCTGACCATTTTTGAATTGGGAAAgtttggtggggaaaaaaaatcctccatAAATGTGCTTTAGTTTTAATTCAGCTGGAATGCAGTTGAAATTTGAAAAGTTCAAGAAGTTATATACTTCTTTTACTTTGAGAAATATCTGACATGTGTTATCATTCCATCAGTACTTTTTTCCCAGAGTCtggtttcataatttaaaatgtaatccTGGATCCCACTATAATTTTTTGGCATAGATACTTactatcttttttatttataaaatcagaaCAAAATCCAGCAGTATCAGCCATTATTTAGCTTTCCTGACCATAAGTCAGTAGCTAATAAACTTTTGTAGATACTAGATGATTTAGGGTATATTTATTgacaaactgaaaatgaaaagttttaactTTCACTTCAGATTTCAGATATATGGTTTCAAATCCCAAATAATTGATCAATCTACATTGGTTGCTCAAAGTCAGGTTTAAATACGGATAACTCTAAAGGCCATTCTTGATTTTACTTTT
This sequence is a window from Ovis canadensis isolate MfBH-ARS-UI-01 breed Bighorn chromosome 9, ARS-UI_OviCan_v2, whole genome shotgun sequence. Protein-coding genes within it:
- the SLC25A32 gene encoding solute carrier family 25 member 32 isoform X1 encodes the protein MTGQGQSASGWSAWSSTIFRHVHYENLVAGVTGGVLSNLALHPLDLVKIRFAVSDGLELRPKYKGILHCLTTIWKLDGLRGLYQGVTPNVWGAGLSWGLYFFFYNAIKSYKTEGRAEQLEATEYLISAAEAGAMTLCITNPLWVTKTRLMLQYDGVVNASQRQYKGMFDTLVKIYKYEGVRGLYKGFVPGLFGTSHGALQFMAYELLKLKYNQHINRLPEAQLSTVEYISVAALSKIFAVAATYPYQVIRARLQDQHMFYNGVLDVMTKTWRKEGISGFYKGIAPNLIRVTPACCITFVVYENVSHFLLGLRKDDIN